One Odocoileus virginianus isolate 20LAN1187 ecotype Illinois chromosome 6, Ovbor_1.2, whole genome shotgun sequence DNA segment encodes these proteins:
- the LOC139035480 gene encoding olfactory receptor 11H6-like, translated as MNVSGVNTVTEFILLSFPCSREVQVLLFVLFSVSYILTLMGNGAIVFAVRLDHRLHTPMYTLLANFSFLEMCYINTTIPTMLRNFLSETKTISFTACFLQFYFFFSMGTTETFLLPLMAFDRYLAICRPLHYPTIMSSRLCINLVGLCWVTAFLCYPVPIYFITQLPFCGPNTIDHFVCDPGPLLALSCIPAPGIELSCSILSSLIIFSTFFFILGSYTLVLRAVLHVPSAAGRRKAFSTCGSHLVVVSLFYGTLMVMYISPTSGNPAGIQKIVTLFYSSLTPLVNPLIYSLRNKDMKAALTKIQKCTKISQSE; from the coding sequence ATGAATGTGTCGGGAGTCAACACGGTGACCGAATTCATACTCCTGAGTTTTCCCTGCTCTAGAGAGGTTCAAGTCCTCCTCTTCGTGCTCTTCTCTGTGTCCTACATCCTGACACTGATGGGGAATGGGGCCATTGTCTTTGCGGTGAGGCTGGATCAcagactccacactcccatgtACACTCTGTTGGCCAACTTCTCGTTCCTGGAGATGTGTTACATCAACACCACCATTCCCACTATGTTAAGGAACTTCCTGTCTGAGACCAAAACCATCTCTTTCACTGCCTGCTTCctccagttttacttcttcttctccaTGGGCACCACCGAGACCTTCTTGCTGCCCCTCATGGCTTTTGATCGATACTTGGCCATCTGCCGACCTCTCCACTATCCTACCATCATGAGCAGCCGTCTCTGCATCAACTTGGTTGGCCTCTGCTGGGTAACAGCCTTCCTCTGCTATCCAGTCCCTATCTATTTCATCACTCAACTCCCCTTTTGTGGCCCCAATACCATTGACCATTTTGTCTGTGACCCTGGTCCCCTTCTGGCCCTGTCCTGCATCCCTGCCCCTGGAATTGAGCTTTCCTGTTCTATATTGAGCTCTCTTATTATCTTTAGCaccttctttttcattcttggGTCTTATACCCTGGTTCTCAGAGCAGTGTTGCATGTCCCTTCAGCTGCTGGCAGACGTAAGGCCTTCTCCACTTGTGGTTCTCACTTGGTAGTCGTGTCACTGTTTTATGGAACTCTCATGGTCATGTACATCAGCCCAACTTCTGGAAATCCAGCTGGGATACAGAAGATTGTAACATTGTTCTACTCCTCCTTGACTCCACTTGTAAATCCACTGATCTACAGTCTCCGGAACAAGGACATGAAGGCTGCATTGACAAAAATTCAGAAGTGCACAAAAATTAGTCAAAGTGAGTGA